A window from Gossypium raimondii isolate GPD5lz chromosome 7, ASM2569854v1, whole genome shotgun sequence encodes these proteins:
- the LOC105768734 gene encoding probable phospholipid-transporting ATPase 8 isoform X1, producing MARVRKRNIHLSKLCSFSCCRRPSQPSSTDEYDRIGQKGYSRVVYCNEPDCEEQIRLKYRRNYVSTTKYTAANFIPKSLFEQFRRVANIYFLVVACVSFSPLAPYSAPSVLVPLIVVIGATMAKEGIEDYRRKQQDVEANNRTVEVYDGNSSFNETKWKNLRVGDIVKVHKDEYFPADLLLLSSDYEDGVCYVETMNLDGETNLKSKHPLEVTSLIRDVETVKGFRAVIKCEDPNEHLYKFVGTLYYECQQYALSPQQILLRGTKLKGPDYINGVVIFTGHDTKVMQNAMDPPSKRTRIERRMDKIIYVLFSALILVSFIGSLLFGIETKKDGGDYGRWYLRPDITTVFFDPRRPSVAAFLHFLTGLMLYGYLIPISLYVSIEICKVLQSIFINQDQAMYDEETKRSAHARTSNLNEELGQVFTILSDKTGTLTCNKMEFVKCSIAGTAYGCGMTEVEIALARKRGETLDEQRDIDTVESREPVKGFNFRDGRIMNRKWVHEPYRDYIEKFFRVLALCHTAVPEVLDPGKIFYEAESPDEAAFVIAAREVGFQFVKRNQTSIQLRELDRSSGEIVDRVYELLHVLEFSSTRRRMSVIVRNPERQLLLLAKGADSVIFERLSEQGRMFEAETKEHIERYSEAGLRTLAVAYRELDDDEYKRWEQEYVKAKTSVSANRDDLLDVMAELIERDLILLGATAIEDKLQKGVPDCIDKLAQAGINIWVLTGDKKGTAINIGYACSLLRHGMKEILVILENPGIAAVERDTEDFAKASEIVEKQIDEGISQVTGGSSTQFGLIIDGQSLIFALDKKLIMRFMELAMKCATVICCRSSPKQKAIVTRWVKSVTGRTTLAIGDGANDVGMIQEADIGVGITGVEGMQAAMSSDFSIAQFRFLERLLLVHGHWCYRRITMMICYFFYKNITFGFTLFWFEAYSSFSAQPAYNDWYMSSYNVLFTSLPVIALGVFDQDFSARHCLEYPSLYKEGIDDVLFRWTHILGWMFNGVLSSVIIFFLTANSITGQAFRKDGQVADYSVLGLTMYTCVVLAVNCQMALCINYFTWIQHLFIWGSITLWFKFLLVYGSIPPTLSTTAYKVFIEACAPSIQYWLTIILVVIATLLPWFSYRAFQTRFRSMVRDCIQT from the exons ATGGCTAGAGTAAGGAAAAGGAATATACATTTAAGCAAACTCTGTTCCTTTTCGTGTTGTCGTCGACCGAGTCAACCGAGTTCGACCGATGAATATGACAGAATCGGTCAAAAAGGGTACTCAAGAGTGGTGTATTGTAATGAACCTGATTGTGAAGAGCAAATTCGTTTAAAGTATAGGAGAAATTATGTTTCCACTACTAAGTATACAGCAGCTAATTTTATCCCAAAGTCTTTGTTTGAGCAATTTAGGAGGGTTGCAAACATATACTTTCTTGTTGTTGCTTGTGTTTCGTTTAGTCCGTTGGCACCTTATTCTGCACCGAGCGTTCTTGTGCCGTTAATCGTGGTGATTGGAGCTACAATGGCTAAAGAAGGCATCGAAGATTATCGGCGAAAACAGCAG GATGTAGAGGCAAACAATCGGACAGTTGAAGTTTATGACGGAAATAGTTCTTTCAACGAAACCAAATGGAAGAATCTCCGTGTCGGTGACATTGTTAAGGTGCATAAGGATGAATATTTTCCGGCTGATCTACTCTTACTTTCTTCGGACTATGAAGACGGTGTTTGTTATGTTGAGACGATGAACCTCGATGGAGAGACTAATTTAAAGTCAAAGCATCCGTTAGAGGTAACATCTTTGATTCGTGATGTAGAGACTGTTAAGGGATTTAGAGCGGTGATTAAGTGTGAGGATCCAAATGAACATCTTTACAAATTCGTTGGAACATTGTACTACGAATGTCAACAATATGCACTTTCACCGCAACAAATCCTTTTGAGAGGTACTAAACTGAAAGGTCCTGATTATATCAATGGTGTGGTTATCTTCACTGGACACGATACGAAAGTAATGCAGAATGCTATGGACCCTCCTTCGAAGAGGACAAGGATAGAGAGAAGGAtggataaaataatttatgtccTTTTCAGTGCTTTGATTTTGGTATCATTCATAGGGTCTCTACTTTTCGGAATTGAAACTAAAAAAGATGGTGGCGATTACGGAAGGTGGTATCTCCGACCGGATATCACGACTGTATTCTTTGACCCGAGGAGACCTTCAGTGGCTGCTTTTTTGCATTTCTTGACAGGTCTGATGTTGTATGGGTATTTGATACCAATATCATTGTATGTTTCCATCGAGATTTGCAAGGTTTTACAAAGCATTTTCATTAACCAAGACCAGGCTATGTATGATGAGGAAACCAAGAGGTCGGCACATGCACGGACATCTAATTTGAACGAGGAACTTGGTCAGGTCTTCACTATACTCTCTGACAAAACCGGAACTTTGACATGTAACAAGATGGAGTTTGTGAAATGCTCGATTGCTGGCACTGCCTATGGTTGTGGCATGACTGAGGTTGAAATTGCATTGGCTAGGAAAAGAGGTGAGACATTGGATGAACAAAGGGATATTGATACAGTGGAATCTAGAGAACCTGTTAAGGGTTTCAACTTCCGAGATGGACGCATTATGAACCGGAAATGGGTGCACGAACCTTATCGAGATTACATAGAGAAGTTCTTTAGGGTCTTAGCACTTTGCCATACAGCCGTTCCTGAAGTACTAGACCCCGGTAAGATTTTTTATGAGGCTGAGTCGCCAGATGAAGCAGCATTCGTCATTGCTGCACGAGAAGTCGGTTTTCAGTTTGTCAAAAGGAATCAAACCAGCATACAACTGCGTGAACTGGATCGTAGTAGTGGGGAAATAGTTGACAG AGTATACGAGCTTCTTCATGTGTTGGAGTTCAGTAGCACTCGTAGAAGGATGTCCGTAATAGTAAGGAACCCAGAAAGACAGTTATTGCTCCTTGCTAAGGGGGCAGACAG TGTGATATTTGAAAGGCTGTCAGAACAAGGACGGATGTTCGAGGCGGAGACCAAAGAGCATATCGAAAGGTATTCTGAGGCAGGATTACGAACTTTGGCAGTCGCTTATCGTGAGCTTGATGATGATGAGTATAAAAGGTGGGAACAAGAATATGTGAAGGCCAAAACTTCTGTAAGTGCCAATAGAGATGATTTGCTGGATGTGATGGCTGAGTTGATTGAAAGGGATTTAATTCTTCTTGGTGCTACAGCTATTGAAGACAAACTACAAAAGGGG GTCCCAGACTGTATTGACAAGCTTGCACAGGCTGGAATAAATATATGGGTATTGACCGGTGACAAGAAGGGAACTGCTATTAATATCGG GTATGCATGCAGTCTGCTAAGACATGGAATGAAAGAGATTTTGGTCATACTTGAAAATCCCGGAATTGCAGCCGTCGAAAGGGATACGGAAGACTTTGCAAAG gCTTCTGAAATTGTAGAAAAGCAAATAGACGAAGGAATATCTCAAGTAACTGGCGGAAGCAGCACCCAGTTTGGTTTGATTATCGATGGCCAGTCCTTGATTTTTGCTCTGGACAAGAAGCTCATAATGCGCTTTATGGAGCTAGCAATGAAATGTGCTACTGTTATATGCTGTCGATCTTCCCCGAAACAAAAAGCTATT GTTACTAGATGGGTGAAATCAGTAACAGGTAGAACGACACTAGCAATTGGTGATGGTGCAAACGATGTTGGCATGATTCAAGAGGCTGATATTGGAGTTGGCATCACTGGTGTCGAAGGGATGcag GCTGCGATGTCAAGTGATTTTTCGATTGCACAATTTCGTTTCCTGGAACGTTTATTATTAGTTCATGGCCATTGGTGTTACAGGCGAATAACCATGATG ATATGCTACTTTTTCTACAAGAACATCACTTTTGGATTTACTTTGTTTTGGTTCGAGGCCTACTCTTCTTTCTCCGCTCAGCCAGCTTATAATGATTGGTACATGTCAAGCTACAATGTCTTATTCACTTCACTTCCGGTAATTGCTCTTGGTGTTTTCGACCAGGATTTTTCAGCCCGACACTGCCTTGAG TATCCTTCATTATACAAAGAGGGCATAGACGATGTCCTCTTCCGCTGGACCCACATACTCGGCTGGATGTTTAATGGAGTTCTTAGTTCCGTAATTATATTCTTCTTAACTGCAAACTCAATAACTGGTCAAGCATTCCGCAAAGACGGTCAAGTTGCCGATTATTCGGTTCTCGGGCTGACGATGTATACATGTGTTGTTTTGGCGGTAAATTGCCAAATGGCACTCTGCATCAATTACTTCACATGGATCCAGCACCTCTTCATATGGGGCAGTATTACCTTGTGGTTTAAATTCTTGTTGGTTTACGGTTCGATTCCACCGACATTATCTACAACGGCATACAAGGTTTTCATCGAAGCTTGCGCTCCAAGCATTCAATATTGGCTCACCATCATCCTCGTTGTTATTGCTACACTACTACCTTGGTTTTCCTATAGGGCTTTTCAGACTCGGTTTCGATCTATGGTGCGTGATTGTATACAAACATGA
- the LOC105768734 gene encoding probable phospholipid-transporting ATPase 8 isoform X2, giving the protein MARVRKRNIHLSKLCSFSCCRRPSQPSSTDEYDRIGQKGYSRVVYCNEPDCEEQIRLKYRRNYVSTTKYTAANFIPKSLFEQFRRVANIYFLVVACVSFSPLAPYSAPSVLVPLIVVIGATMAKEGIEDYRRKQQDVEANNRTVEVYDGNSSFNETKWKNLRVGDIVKVHKDEYFPADLLLLSSDYEDGVCYVETMNLDGETNLKSKHPLEVTSLIRDVETVKGFRAVIKCEDPNEHLYKFVGTLYYECQQYALSPQQILLRGTKLKGPDYINGVVIFTGHDTKVMQNAMDPPSKRTRIERRMDKIIYVLFSALILVSFIGSLLFGIETKKDGGDYGRWYLRPDITTVFFDPRRPSVAAFLHFLTGLMLYGYLIPISLYVSIEICKVLQSIFINQDQAMYDEETKRSAHARTSNLNEELGQVFTILSDKTGTLTCNKMEFVKCSIAGTAYGCGMTEVEIALARKRGETLDEQRDIDTVESREPVKGFNFRDGRIMNRKWVHEPYRDYIEKFFRVLALCHTAVPEVLDPGKIFYEAESPDEAAFVIAAREVGFQFVKRNQTSIQLRELDRSSGEIVDRVYELLHVLEFSSTRRRMSVIVRNPERQLLLLAKGADSVIFERLSEQGRMFEAETKEHIERYSEAGLRTLAVAYRELDDDEYKRWEQEYVKAKTSVSANRDDLLDVMAELIERDLILLGATAIEDKLQKGVPDCIDKLAQAGINIWVLTGDKKGTAINIGYACSLLRHGMKEILVILENPGIAAVERDTEDFAKASEIVEKQIDEGISQVTGGSSTQFGLIIDGQSLIFALDKKLIMRFMELAMKCATVICCRSSPKQKAIVTRWVKSVTGRTTLAIGDGANDVGMIQEADIGVGITGVEGMQICYFFYKNITFGFTLFWFEAYSSFSAQPAYNDWYMSSYNVLFTSLPVIALGVFDQDFSARHCLEYPSLYKEGIDDVLFRWTHILGWMFNGVLSSVIIFFLTANSITGQAFRKDGQVADYSVLGLTMYTCVVLAVNCQMALCINYFTWIQHLFIWGSITLWFKFLLVYGSIPPTLSTTAYKVFIEACAPSIQYWLTIILVVIATLLPWFSYRAFQTRFRSMVRDCIQT; this is encoded by the exons ATGGCTAGAGTAAGGAAAAGGAATATACATTTAAGCAAACTCTGTTCCTTTTCGTGTTGTCGTCGACCGAGTCAACCGAGTTCGACCGATGAATATGACAGAATCGGTCAAAAAGGGTACTCAAGAGTGGTGTATTGTAATGAACCTGATTGTGAAGAGCAAATTCGTTTAAAGTATAGGAGAAATTATGTTTCCACTACTAAGTATACAGCAGCTAATTTTATCCCAAAGTCTTTGTTTGAGCAATTTAGGAGGGTTGCAAACATATACTTTCTTGTTGTTGCTTGTGTTTCGTTTAGTCCGTTGGCACCTTATTCTGCACCGAGCGTTCTTGTGCCGTTAATCGTGGTGATTGGAGCTACAATGGCTAAAGAAGGCATCGAAGATTATCGGCGAAAACAGCAG GATGTAGAGGCAAACAATCGGACAGTTGAAGTTTATGACGGAAATAGTTCTTTCAACGAAACCAAATGGAAGAATCTCCGTGTCGGTGACATTGTTAAGGTGCATAAGGATGAATATTTTCCGGCTGATCTACTCTTACTTTCTTCGGACTATGAAGACGGTGTTTGTTATGTTGAGACGATGAACCTCGATGGAGAGACTAATTTAAAGTCAAAGCATCCGTTAGAGGTAACATCTTTGATTCGTGATGTAGAGACTGTTAAGGGATTTAGAGCGGTGATTAAGTGTGAGGATCCAAATGAACATCTTTACAAATTCGTTGGAACATTGTACTACGAATGTCAACAATATGCACTTTCACCGCAACAAATCCTTTTGAGAGGTACTAAACTGAAAGGTCCTGATTATATCAATGGTGTGGTTATCTTCACTGGACACGATACGAAAGTAATGCAGAATGCTATGGACCCTCCTTCGAAGAGGACAAGGATAGAGAGAAGGAtggataaaataatttatgtccTTTTCAGTGCTTTGATTTTGGTATCATTCATAGGGTCTCTACTTTTCGGAATTGAAACTAAAAAAGATGGTGGCGATTACGGAAGGTGGTATCTCCGACCGGATATCACGACTGTATTCTTTGACCCGAGGAGACCTTCAGTGGCTGCTTTTTTGCATTTCTTGACAGGTCTGATGTTGTATGGGTATTTGATACCAATATCATTGTATGTTTCCATCGAGATTTGCAAGGTTTTACAAAGCATTTTCATTAACCAAGACCAGGCTATGTATGATGAGGAAACCAAGAGGTCGGCACATGCACGGACATCTAATTTGAACGAGGAACTTGGTCAGGTCTTCACTATACTCTCTGACAAAACCGGAACTTTGACATGTAACAAGATGGAGTTTGTGAAATGCTCGATTGCTGGCACTGCCTATGGTTGTGGCATGACTGAGGTTGAAATTGCATTGGCTAGGAAAAGAGGTGAGACATTGGATGAACAAAGGGATATTGATACAGTGGAATCTAGAGAACCTGTTAAGGGTTTCAACTTCCGAGATGGACGCATTATGAACCGGAAATGGGTGCACGAACCTTATCGAGATTACATAGAGAAGTTCTTTAGGGTCTTAGCACTTTGCCATACAGCCGTTCCTGAAGTACTAGACCCCGGTAAGATTTTTTATGAGGCTGAGTCGCCAGATGAAGCAGCATTCGTCATTGCTGCACGAGAAGTCGGTTTTCAGTTTGTCAAAAGGAATCAAACCAGCATACAACTGCGTGAACTGGATCGTAGTAGTGGGGAAATAGTTGACAG AGTATACGAGCTTCTTCATGTGTTGGAGTTCAGTAGCACTCGTAGAAGGATGTCCGTAATAGTAAGGAACCCAGAAAGACAGTTATTGCTCCTTGCTAAGGGGGCAGACAG TGTGATATTTGAAAGGCTGTCAGAACAAGGACGGATGTTCGAGGCGGAGACCAAAGAGCATATCGAAAGGTATTCTGAGGCAGGATTACGAACTTTGGCAGTCGCTTATCGTGAGCTTGATGATGATGAGTATAAAAGGTGGGAACAAGAATATGTGAAGGCCAAAACTTCTGTAAGTGCCAATAGAGATGATTTGCTGGATGTGATGGCTGAGTTGATTGAAAGGGATTTAATTCTTCTTGGTGCTACAGCTATTGAAGACAAACTACAAAAGGGG GTCCCAGACTGTATTGACAAGCTTGCACAGGCTGGAATAAATATATGGGTATTGACCGGTGACAAGAAGGGAACTGCTATTAATATCGG GTATGCATGCAGTCTGCTAAGACATGGAATGAAAGAGATTTTGGTCATACTTGAAAATCCCGGAATTGCAGCCGTCGAAAGGGATACGGAAGACTTTGCAAAG gCTTCTGAAATTGTAGAAAAGCAAATAGACGAAGGAATATCTCAAGTAACTGGCGGAAGCAGCACCCAGTTTGGTTTGATTATCGATGGCCAGTCCTTGATTTTTGCTCTGGACAAGAAGCTCATAATGCGCTTTATGGAGCTAGCAATGAAATGTGCTACTGTTATATGCTGTCGATCTTCCCCGAAACAAAAAGCTATT GTTACTAGATGGGTGAAATCAGTAACAGGTAGAACGACACTAGCAATTGGTGATGGTGCAAACGATGTTGGCATGATTCAAGAGGCTGATATTGGAGTTGGCATCACTGGTGTCGAAGGGATGcag ATATGCTACTTTTTCTACAAGAACATCACTTTTGGATTTACTTTGTTTTGGTTCGAGGCCTACTCTTCTTTCTCCGCTCAGCCAGCTTATAATGATTGGTACATGTCAAGCTACAATGTCTTATTCACTTCACTTCCGGTAATTGCTCTTGGTGTTTTCGACCAGGATTTTTCAGCCCGACACTGCCTTGAG TATCCTTCATTATACAAAGAGGGCATAGACGATGTCCTCTTCCGCTGGACCCACATACTCGGCTGGATGTTTAATGGAGTTCTTAGTTCCGTAATTATATTCTTCTTAACTGCAAACTCAATAACTGGTCAAGCATTCCGCAAAGACGGTCAAGTTGCCGATTATTCGGTTCTCGGGCTGACGATGTATACATGTGTTGTTTTGGCGGTAAATTGCCAAATGGCACTCTGCATCAATTACTTCACATGGATCCAGCACCTCTTCATATGGGGCAGTATTACCTTGTGGTTTAAATTCTTGTTGGTTTACGGTTCGATTCCACCGACATTATCTACAACGGCATACAAGGTTTTCATCGAAGCTTGCGCTCCAAGCATTCAATATTGGCTCACCATCATCCTCGTTGTTATTGCTACACTACTACCTTGGTTTTCCTATAGGGCTTTTCAGACTCGGTTTCGATCTATGGTGCGTGATTGTATACAAACATGA